Proteins from a genomic interval of Canis lupus familiaris isolate Mischka breed German Shepherd chromosome 33, alternate assembly UU_Cfam_GSD_1.0, whole genome shotgun sequence:
- the OR5AC27 gene encoding olfactory receptor family 5 subfamily AC member 27 encodes MEANKTQVTEFVLIGLTDRPGLQVPLFLVFLVIYLTTMVGNLALIFLIWKDPHLHTPMYLFLGSLALADACSSSSVTPKMLMKFLSKNHMISHFECITQFYIFASSATTECFLLVVMAYDRYVAICNPLHYPVVMSNRLCAWLISLSYVIGFLHPTIHVGLLFRLTFCRSNIIHHFYCEILPLYTISCTDPSINALVLFIFAAFIQAFTFMTIIVSYTRVLFAILKKKSEKGRSKAFSTCSAHLLSVSLFYGTLFFMYVRPGSGPDQYQDKMYSLFYMIIIPLLNPFIYSLRNKEVLGALRKITKK; translated from the coding sequence ATGGAGGCAAACAAGACGCAGGTGACTGAGTTTGTTCTCATAGGACTTACAGATCGTCCAGGACTGCAGGTCCCCCTGTTCCTGGTGTTCTTGGTCATCTACCTCACCACCATGGTGGGCAACCTGGCACtgatttttctcatctggaaGGACCCCCATCTTCACACACCCATGTACTTATTCCTTGGCAGTTTGGCCCTCGCAGATGCTTGTTCCTCATCTTCTGTGACTCCCAAGATGCTAATGAAATTTTTATCTAAGAATCATATGATATCCCACTTTGAGTGCATCacccaattttatatttttgcttccaGTGCCACCACAGAGTGTTTCCTCCTGGTAGTGATGGCCTACGACCGTTACGTAGCCATATGCAACCCTTTGCATTATCCAGTGGTGATGTCcaacaggctctgtgcttggttgATAAGTTTGTCTTATGTAATTGGTTTTCTGCATCCCACAATTCATGTAGGATTATTATTTAGATTAACTTTCTGCAGGTCCAATATAATACATCACTTCTACTGTGAAATCTTGCCACTATATACAATTTCTTGCACTGACCCATCTATTAATGCattggtgctttttatttttgctgcttttatACAGGCTTTTACTTTTATGACCATCATAGTGTCATATACCCGGGTCCTCTTTGCCATCCTGAAAAAGAAGTCTGAAAAGGGCAGGAGCAAAGCCTTCTCCACGTGCAGCGCCCACCTGCTCTCTGTCTCCTTGTTCTATGGCACCCTCTTCTTCATGTATGTGCGTCCTGGGTCTGGCCCAGATCAATATCAGGATAAAATGTATTCACTGTTCTATATGATCATCATCCCCCTGCTAAACCCCTTTATTTATAGCCTAAGAAACAAGGAAGTTTTAGGTGCACtgagaaaaattacaaagaaataa